A genomic region of Micropterus dolomieu isolate WLL.071019.BEF.003 ecotype Adirondacks linkage group LG11, ASM2129224v1, whole genome shotgun sequence contains the following coding sequences:
- the foxa2 gene encoding forkhead box protein A2 isoform X1, translated as MMLGAVKMEGHEHTDWSTYYGEPECYTSVGNMNTGLGMNSMNTYMSMSGMNTTANMTANSMNMSYVNTGMSPSMTGMSPGTGAMNGMGAGMTAMSAALSPSMSPMTAQPASMNALTSYTNMNAMSPIYGQSNINRSRDPKTYRRSYTHAKPPYSYISLITMAIQQSPSKMLTLAEIYQWIMDLFPFYRQNQQRWQNSIRHSLSFNDCFLKVPRSPDKPGKGSFWTLHPDSGNMFENGCYLRRQKRFKCDKKAMKDSGRKGGDGGSSNSSSESCNGNESPHSNHSSSDHKRSLSDMKTSQALSPEHAAASPVSQGQHLMSQHHSVLAHEAHLKPEHHYSFNHPFSINNLMSSEQQHHKMDLKTYEQVMHYSGYGSPMAGALSMGSMAGKAGLDSSSIPDTTYYQGVYSRPIMNSS; from the exons ATGATGCTTGGAGCAGTTAAAATGGAAGGACACGAACACACCGACTGGAGCACCTACTACGGAGAGCCTGAG TGTTACACCTCGGTTGGCAACATGAACACGGGCCTGGGAATGAACTCTATGAATACCTACATGAGCATGTCCGGCATGAACACCACTGCCAACATGACGGCCAACTCCATGAACATGTCATACGTCAATACGGGCATGAGTCCCTCCATGACCGGCATGTCACCGGGCACCGGAGCCATGAACGGCATGGGCGCCGGCATGACGGCCATGAGCGCTGCTCTGAGCCCCAGTATGAGTCCCATGACCGCGCAGCCCGCATCTATGAACGCGCTGACATCTTACACCAACATGAACGCCATGAGCCCCATTTACGGACAGTCTAACATCAACAGGTCCAGAGACCCTAAGACCTACCGCAGGAGCTACACGCACGCTAAGCCCCCATATTCTTACATTTCCCTCATCACCATGGCCATCCAGCAGTCTCCCAGCAAGATGCTGACACTGGCCGAGATTTACCAGTGGATAATGGACCTCTTCCCTTTTTACAGACAGAACCAGCAGCGCTGGCAGAACTCCATTCGCCACTCTTTGTCGTTCAATGACTGTTTCCTCAAAGTGCCCAGGTCGCCGGATAAACCAGGGAAAGGTTCCTTTTGGACTCTCCACCCGGACTCCGGGAACATGTTTGAGAACGGCTGCTACCTGAGGAGGCAGAAGCGCTTCAAGTGCGATAAGAAGGCCATGAAGGATTCCGGCCGCAAAGGGGGAGACGGCGGCTCCTCCAACAGCAGCTCGGAGAGCTGCAACGGAAACGAGTCCCCGCACTCCAACCACTCCTCCAGCGACCACAAAAGGTCCCTATCGGACATGAAGACGAGCCAGGCGCTGAGCCCGGAGCATGCCGCCGCCTCCCCGGTGTCACAGGGGCAGCACCTCATGTCTCAGCATCACTCCGTCCTTGCGCACGAAGCGCACCTGAAGCCGGAGCACCACTACTCCTTCAATCACCCCTTCTCCATAAATAACCTCATGTCCTCGGAGCAGCAGCATCACAAAATGGACCTAAAGACTTATGAGCAGGTGATGCATTACTCTGGCTATGGCTCCCCCATGGCCGGGGCTCTTTCCATGGGCTCCATGGCGGGGAAAGCCGGTCTGGATTCTTCATCCATACCTGACACAACTTACTATCAAGGCGTGTATTCCAGGCCAATCATGAACTCCTCATAA
- the foxa2 gene encoding forkhead box protein A2 isoform X2, whose amino-acid sequence MNTGLGMNSMNTYMSMSGMNTTANMTANSMNMSYVNTGMSPSMTGMSPGTGAMNGMGAGMTAMSAALSPSMSPMTAQPASMNALTSYTNMNAMSPIYGQSNINRSRDPKTYRRSYTHAKPPYSYISLITMAIQQSPSKMLTLAEIYQWIMDLFPFYRQNQQRWQNSIRHSLSFNDCFLKVPRSPDKPGKGSFWTLHPDSGNMFENGCYLRRQKRFKCDKKAMKDSGRKGGDGGSSNSSSESCNGNESPHSNHSSSDHKRSLSDMKTSQALSPEHAAASPVSQGQHLMSQHHSVLAHEAHLKPEHHYSFNHPFSINNLMSSEQQHHKMDLKTYEQVMHYSGYGSPMAGALSMGSMAGKAGLDSSSIPDTTYYQGVYSRPIMNSS is encoded by the coding sequence ATGAACACGGGCCTGGGAATGAACTCTATGAATACCTACATGAGCATGTCCGGCATGAACACCACTGCCAACATGACGGCCAACTCCATGAACATGTCATACGTCAATACGGGCATGAGTCCCTCCATGACCGGCATGTCACCGGGCACCGGAGCCATGAACGGCATGGGCGCCGGCATGACGGCCATGAGCGCTGCTCTGAGCCCCAGTATGAGTCCCATGACCGCGCAGCCCGCATCTATGAACGCGCTGACATCTTACACCAACATGAACGCCATGAGCCCCATTTACGGACAGTCTAACATCAACAGGTCCAGAGACCCTAAGACCTACCGCAGGAGCTACACGCACGCTAAGCCCCCATATTCTTACATTTCCCTCATCACCATGGCCATCCAGCAGTCTCCCAGCAAGATGCTGACACTGGCCGAGATTTACCAGTGGATAATGGACCTCTTCCCTTTTTACAGACAGAACCAGCAGCGCTGGCAGAACTCCATTCGCCACTCTTTGTCGTTCAATGACTGTTTCCTCAAAGTGCCCAGGTCGCCGGATAAACCAGGGAAAGGTTCCTTTTGGACTCTCCACCCGGACTCCGGGAACATGTTTGAGAACGGCTGCTACCTGAGGAGGCAGAAGCGCTTCAAGTGCGATAAGAAGGCCATGAAGGATTCCGGCCGCAAAGGGGGAGACGGCGGCTCCTCCAACAGCAGCTCGGAGAGCTGCAACGGAAACGAGTCCCCGCACTCCAACCACTCCTCCAGCGACCACAAAAGGTCCCTATCGGACATGAAGACGAGCCAGGCGCTGAGCCCGGAGCATGCCGCCGCCTCCCCGGTGTCACAGGGGCAGCACCTCATGTCTCAGCATCACTCCGTCCTTGCGCACGAAGCGCACCTGAAGCCGGAGCACCACTACTCCTTCAATCACCCCTTCTCCATAAATAACCTCATGTCCTCGGAGCAGCAGCATCACAAAATGGACCTAAAGACTTATGAGCAGGTGATGCATTACTCTGGCTATGGCTCCCCCATGGCCGGGGCTCTTTCCATGGGCTCCATGGCGGGGAAAGCCGGTCTGGATTCTTCATCCATACCTGACACAACTTACTATCAAGGCGTGTATTCCAGGCCAATCATGAACTCCTCATAA